A stretch of DNA from Pseudomonas sp. HN11:
CAAAACGCCGCTTTCGGCTTCACTGGCGCGGCGTACACGCAGGAAGTGGCGGCCGACCCAGTAACCGTCGCGGCTGATCAGGCTTTCGCCGGCCGCCAGTTGGCCGCGTTGGACCAGGGCCTGCTCAAGCGATTCGACCGGTTTGACCTGGCCCAGCCATGGCGACAGATCAATCGCCGCCTCAACCTTATCCAGCAGACTGCCCGGCACCCGCGTGCCATCCGCCGAAGGGCTGAGCAAACGCAAGTCGCCCTGGGCAAAACCGGCCAGGTCGAAGCCACCGAAGTCGTCGACCAATACGGCTTGCAGGTCGGCGCCGAGTACGGTTTCCACCGCCAGCTCCCAGCCCGCTTCCACTTTCAAGCCTTCGGCCAGGCGCGGGCGCTCGGCCAGATGCTGATCGCGCAACCATTCGGCGGTGCCAGTCCCCGGATCCAGCGCGGCTTGTTGCAAAGCCTCAAGGGATGCCAGGCGACCATTGAGCCGCTGCAAATCACCCTGCGCTTGTTGTTGTGCCTGGGTCGCCTGTTGCAGTTGCTGACGCAATTGCTCCAGGCGCTCCACTTGTTGTTCTTCGCTGGCTTCCAGCTCTTCCAGCGTCATTTCGCTTTCGGCCAGTTGCTCGCTCAATTCCATGATCGCCGCGTCTTCCGGGTCGGCGGACAGCAATGCGCGCTCTTCCTGCATCCGGCGCTGGCGCTCGGCCAAACGCTCCATGCTGGTTTCCAACTGTTGGATGCGCGACTGCTGCACCTCGGCCTGGCGGCGTGGCTCGGCGGATTGCAGGTTGAAGGTGTCCCACTGCTCCTGCCAGCCATGCATGGTGGTTTCGGCTTCTTCCAGCGCGGCGGCGGCTTCTTCCGCGGCGGCGTTGGTGATTTCCTGCTCAGGGGTGAGCATGTCCAGCTCTTCGCCGAGGGTCAGCAGCAAGGTGCGATCGTGGCCCAGGTGCGATTCGGTCTCCAGTCGCGCGCGTTCGGCTTCCTTCAAATCATCCTGCAACTGGCGCAGGCGTTGCTGGCCGTGCTGAATGCTCTGTTCGACGCGGGCAATATCGCCGCCCACCGAATAGAAGCGACCCTGCACCAGATTGAAGCGCTCGGACAGGTCATGGTGACCGTCGCGCAGGCGTTCGATGCTGGCGTCGGCATTGCGCTGCTCGGCTACCAAGGCTTCAAAGCTGATCTCCTGGGTGCCGATGATCGCTTCGCGCTGGCCGACCTGATCGTTCAGCGCCTGCCAACGCAGGGCCGAGAGTTGTGCCTTGAGCTGGCGTTCTTCACCCTTGTATTCCTGATACTTCTCGGCGGCCTGGGCCTGGCGGTGCAGACGCTCCAACTGGCGTTCCAGCTCTTCGCGCAGGTCAGTCAGGCGGGCGAGGTTTTCGTGGGTGCGGCGGATGCGGTTTTCGGTCTCGCGGCGGCGCTCCTTGTACTTGGAGATGCCAGCCGCTTCCTCGATGAAGTTGCGCAGGTCTTCGGGCTTGGCTTCGATCAGCTTGGAGATCATGCCCTGCTCGATGATCGAGTAGCTGCGCGGGCCCAGGCCGGTGCCGAGAAAAATATCGGTAATGTCCCGGCGACGACACTTGGTGCCGTTGAGGAAGTAACTGTTCTGGCTGTCGCGGGTCACTTTGCGGCGAATCGAGATTTCCGCGTAGGCCGCGTACTCGCCGATCAAGGTGCCATCGGAGTTATCGAACACCAGTTCGATGCTGGCCTGACTCACCGGCTTACGGCTGGTGGAGCCGTTGAAGATGACGTCGGTCATCGACTCGCCACGCAGGTTTTTCGCCGAGCTCTCGCCCATCACCCAGCGGACGGCGTCGATGATGTTCGACTTGCCGCAACCATTGGGCCCGACCACCGCCGCCATGTTACTGGGGAAGTTCACCGTGGTCGGGTCGACGAAGGATTTGAACCCCGCCAGTTTGATGCACTTGAGCCGCACGTTTAGGCGTCCGCCAACGCAGCGATGACCAACGAGCAACTGCGCTCGCCGTAGGCCGACAGCACTTGACGGATCTGCGGCAGGTCACGGGCCAGTACGGCGGCGAGCAGTTGCTCGAACAGCGCCAGGTATTCGCTCATGGACGCCTTGCGTTGATCCAGCGCCAAGTAATAGGCGCGGTTCATCGCCGGTTGCAGGTTCTCGACGGTTTCCTGCAGGTACGGGTTGTTGGCGAAGAGATAGGCGGCGCGCATCACATTGAAGCTTTCCTCGACAAAGCCGCGGATCTCCTGGCGCTCGAAATGGGTGACCAGGCGCTGCTGGATCTGCACGAACGGCGCCATGTCGGCCTGGGTCTGCCAGCCCTGGGCCACCGCGTTGCCGAGCAGGATGTACAGCTCGCCCATCAAGGTGCACAGGCTCTGCACCTTGTGCGCGGTGAGTTCGGTGACGTGGGCG
This window harbors:
- the smc gene encoding chromosome segregation protein SMC; this encodes MRLKCIKLAGFKSFVDPTTVNFPSNMAAVVGPNGCGKSNIIDAVRWVMGESSAKNLRGESMTDVIFNGSTSRKPVSQASIELVFDNSDGTLIGEYAAYAEISIRRKVTRDSQNSYFLNGTKCRRRDITDIFLGTGLGPRSYSIIEQGMISKLIEAKPEDLRNFIEEAAGISKYKERRRETENRIRRTHENLARLTDLREELERQLERLHRQAQAAEKYQEYKGEERQLKAQLSALRWQALNDQVGQREAIIGTQEISFEALVAEQRNADASIERLRDGHHDLSERFNLVQGRFYSVGGDIARVEQSIQHGQQRLRQLQDDLKEAERARLETESHLGHDRTLLLTLGEELDMLTPEQEITNAAAEEAAAALEEAETTMHGWQEQWDTFNLQSAEPRRQAEVQQSRIQQLETSMERLAERQRRMQEERALLSADPEDAAIMELSEQLAESEMTLEELEASEEQQVERLEQLRQQLQQATQAQQQAQGDLQRLNGRLASLEALQQAALDPGTGTAEWLRDQHLAERPRLAEGLKVEAGWELAVETVLGADLQAVLVDDFGGFDLAGFAQGDLRLLSPSADGTRVPGSLLDKVEAAIDLSPWLGQVKPVESLEQALVQRGQLAAGESLISRDGYWVGRHFLRVRRASEAESGVLARGQEIVNLIAEREEREATLESLETELQTLRATQRQQEAGREHLRRLLQDEARQQGELKAQLSASKAKVEQLTLRRTRLDEEVAEMGEQRALEHEQIGEARLQLQEALDSMALDTEQRELLLAQRDSLRERLDRVRQEARQHKDHAHQLAVRLGSLKAQHASTAQALERLEMQSERLTEKREQLSLNLEEGEAPLEELRLKLEELLDKRMTVDEELKTAQIALEDADRELRDAEKRRTQAEQQSQLIRGQLEQQRMEWQALTVRRKTLQDQLLEDGYDLHGVLNTLTAQTNEKEAEEELERIAARIQRLGAINLAAIDEYQQQSERKRYLDAQDADLVEALDTLENVIRKIDKETRNRFKDTFDQINGGLQALFPKVFGGGSAYLELTGEDLLDTGVTIMARPPGKKNSTIHLLSGGEKALTALALVFAIFKLNPAPFCMLDEVDAPLDDANVGRYARLVKEMSQTVQFIYITHNKIAMEMADQLMGVTMHEPGCSRLVAVDVEEAMKMVDA
- a CDS encoding GntR family transcriptional regulator; translated protein: MTFKAPDSLAEQIAHHLAERIIRGDLKPGERIQEQKVTLALNVSRGSVREALLILERRHLIAILPRRGAHVTELTAHKVQSLCTLMGELYILLGNAVAQGWQTQADMAPFVQIQQRLVTHFERQEIRGFVEESFNVMRAAYLFANNPYLQETVENLQPAMNRAYYLALDQRKASMSEYLALFEQLLAAVLARDLPQIRQVLSAYGERSCSLVIAALADA